catatattatttatatttcaagtaataatttaaaattatattatttacccagttaataatactattattaaaaattatattttgcattgatttttaaatcaattattaaataattattttgttaagataattgtttataaattatttcaaattatattttgttaagatataattatttagattattactcatAACAcgggtataattttattttataccaattaatcaattataattatatgacacgggtgtaatttcaattttatctacGGATTATTTTTCGTAATAATATACAACATATTATTTACCgtgataatttaatttgattgatttctaattatttacgtacataaatgattaaaatatataacataaatatcgtaattattataattctatgatataattataattaacatattttatcataattaaatattgatttgatataattataatgaaaatactttcccaaaataatataatctactaTTATTCATCCAGTAATTATTTGGAAATAAAccttaatatattttttacatcTCCACTATGAAAAATAACTACTTAGATATACCAAATAATATGTAACATATTACTACTTGTATAAGTTAAGGCACAAAGACAGGATTTAATTAAGGTGATTAAAACTTTCACCAAATAGAATATGAcctcaatcgaataaaaaaagGTACTCGATTTTGCATTAATTAGCTAGTCGAAGAAATAACATACtcattcattattcatgtttcattatattttttaaataatatatagaaaacatatatcttgtgtataaaaatgtgactattagtaattttattaataaacctttttttaaactattactaatttcaattttaatagaaaatatgagaaaataatttcgcttgccataaataatatactaaaactgttagtatattatcttctatatggttaattgaatttatcaatgattttcctgtgtaaatcgttattacccagtttttaataactacttaatatacaaaatttgaaattggaaattgttattactaattcaattaactggttaattaaataataattatcaaattattaaggtgcaaaatcattgatttactcaatagattttcatatattatttatatttcaagtaataatttaaaattatattatttacccagttaataatactattattaataattattttttgcattgatttttaaatcaattattaaataattatttttgttaagataattgtttataaattattttaaattatattttgttaagatataattatttagattattactcatggcacgggtataatttcattttataccaattaatcaattataattatatgacacgggtgtaatttcaattttatccaccgattattggtaaataaattttattccaattataaataaaatatgtttttattgacaaataaattgtctttaggtcaacgatttaatatatgtgtaggttcattttttgtcaaatataatgaaaatacaaataaagaaataaaggataaaaataaagttaataataTCTTAcactactttattttattaaattatttaaaaatagcacatccccaaaaaataatcgtaatatataaattgagacaataatttaaaattctataattataatttaatcaaatactaatagtaaAACCAAATTACCTAAACAATATTGAACCTATTCTAATCCTTATTCACGTATAGTATAGAATCATTCTTGTAACAacaaccaactgaaataacatcgtaagttttaatatttagaattcgtgcaaaatcagaccatcctcttgttagataagtttcatcatccgctatccatgcaatgcgGCAAGGTATAGAATTGCCACACCGAGAAACCAAACTAACTTTTATTtccctcaatggcattgcataCATGCAAAAGAAagttggtaatttctgaaaaaaattaaaatatgttaaaaaattattctaataatgaacatcttaaactaagaaaatttaaatatattaccaatcgttgaaattgcatatctgaatttgtcatgaatttagcaaaactgaacGCTTACATCCTTCGGTAAAGTAGAGACTATTGCCTcttctttgaacgcttacatccatgtagttggaacccgaatcagtgaagacaactcgatgaggtattttatgaatgtgatgcattgtaaataattgtggcaaaagacaatcgaactggaacattagacgataagaataacttagagtaacaacaaataaaaaattatcaaaagaataatataatagaacgagtatataaaaaaatattataaaaaattataaattgtaccttaaaaggatcggatcaacttcaataaaaaacgaagaatacattcttattctatgaagtagtaaaaaaaatactacatataaaattatgaattgactctcaaatttagattcatgtaccacacgaaaacactatatatagactttagtaaaacaaaaataaatgtgtaaattatctattattaaggtaattttttaataatgcattaaattttgatttgatacaattataatgaagatatgtttctaaattagtataattatatattattcattaaatattaattataatataattatattaaagatattttttataaaataatttaaaaaaattatttgatatacgtgaatTGGGtaacaaatatttattattattattattactattattgatattattattatcattaaaattattaaaagtatttttaattgataattgataagtagtttaatagtgtattaaatattgatttgatataattataatgaggATATGTTGCCAAAttagtattattatatattatttatttagtattaattataatataattacaataaaataatttagaatagaaaaaaaatttattcgttttggagggaaaacggaggcatgagagatcgacacgtcacctttagtagttgggggaaaacccagttttagtatattaagtagatatttctcattttggtttcgtttctcaaatttttataaatgattttatttttattgggctAGTGTATTACAAAGAAACAAAACAACACACTATTGGTAAAGTCcattatcacaaaaaaaaaaaccatatgtAGGTATACCAGGGTTGAAATCAAAATCACTCCGAGGGTGAGCTAAGCTACCTAAGCAAGTTAGGTTGAAGAAGAGAAGTTGCACTTCACAAAACTCACTTCTCCGCAAcactttttcacttttggctttcCTAAGATGAAACTGGCGGGGATCAAATCGGTAGAGAACGCTCACGATGATTCCATTTGGGCTGCCACGTGGCTCCCCTCAACCGCCTCCCGACCGCCGCTTCTCCTCACTGGCTCTCTGGACGAGACTGTCAGGATGTGGCGCTCTGACGAGCTCGTTCTTGAGCGCAGCAACACGTGTCACTGCCTTGGTGTAGCCTCAGTTGCCGCTCACCCCCTCGGCTCCATCGCCGCCTCCTCTTCGCTAGATAGCTTCGTTAGGGTCTTTGATGTTGATTCCAATGCCACAATTGCTACTCTCGAGGCTCCTCCTTCTGAAGTCTGGCAAATGCGCTTCGACCCTAAGGTTAATTGTTTATTCTCACGTTGCGattattttccattttttctatTCGTTTATACCAGAGCATAAACATAAATCAACCCAAAAATTTTGAGTTCTTCATAACTTAgagttttattaaataaaatttcataGGGTGATttggaatttaaaattaaaggaggtactttatttattaaataaagtgCATGAACAATGGCATATGACCAAAAATAATTAGGGAGATTTGACTGAAACATAAGAGTCTCAACGGAACTAAGTTGGTGAATTATACTTTAGAAGAAAAGAAATATGTAAGGTAAATTCTAGACCATTATCTGAAGGTATACTTTTGACTTTGGAGTTAAATTGTGTTTCAATCAAGGCAATGAAATTTTTAACATGTTGTGAATCGAGTTTTGCTTGAAAGGACCTCATATGTCTAAATGCAATAACTCAAAAATGGTATTAGCTCTATTAAAGCTTTGAGAAAATGGCAATTTTATTTGCTTTGAAATATGATATACATCACAAGTTTCTATATGGTGTGAGGAAATAAAAGGAACCTGTCTAGGTAAAATATTAAGTCATTGTGTGAAAATGCCACAAATTGGAAGGTATGATAGGTGAAGTTTGTAAGGAGTTTATTTTGTGAAGTGTAGAAGATGGACCATTATGTAGAGCTTGCTTAAGATATATAACCCTGATGAGAAAAGGTAAGTTCACAGTGAAGTTTGTGTGTAATTttagaaatggaaattaaattgaaattaaaatgtgGTAGGTAGAAAACATCATGAATAATtaatgaagaagagaatttgaCCACCCCTTTGTGAGCAATAACATGTgaaccattaggcatgtaaacaATGATAGGTTTAATAGGATAATATGATGAAAACCATGATAAATTGGAAGCCAGTACAAATCCACACTGGTGTAGGGAAGAACTAGCGGCATTGGAGTTGAACCAAACATAGTCTCTGGTTGATTTATGCTTGTGCTCTGATCGCTTATTCAAAAATTGAAGCTTGTAGATGTTGGTTGAGCTATATATAGTGACTGGTGTGACTATGAAAATGCAATAGCTGATGATTATGCAAATTTAATGGCTGGTTCTATTCGTGTTAGCTAGCTTTGCTTGATCATGCAGTTTTGTTGTGGGAATGATCTATTCCGACATTTacatttacttttttatttttttggattaatgAGAGACATATTCTTTGTTGAAAGGGGAATACCTATCTGCTAATCAGAATTCCGGTTGCTTGCTGCATGATGAACATATTTGTTGAAACAATAAACAGGGAATATTTGCATTCTTATATATGTATGCATCGTTTTTCTTTCTGGAGGAAGTTTTTTTGCTTCCCACATGTAGCCTTGTTCTAACGTCTCTTACGGGGATGGTCTTAGTAAGACCAAAACAAGTAGAAACCATGATAGTGGACTTATGGTCAGCCATGCTtattgaaaacattatttttttctttcgagTTGGCTGAGGATCGGATAACTAGGTTCGTCCTTTTCCCTTATCCTTGGTGTTTATCACTGGTGTGAGTATATTGTTGTCACcataatttttgttattgtgAAAGCCATGTTATAGTTTGACAGATTAAGCACATGCGTTGATTGAGTTTCCTTTGTCCCTTTTGTGTTTCTTGTGTAGTTGCATTAGCAATTTTTCATGCTTAAAACCTACGTTACTTATACAATATACTTGTTTGTTTACCTTTTCAAGAATTTTGTATTTGTCTTTTATCCTGATTAAAGGTCAGTTTGTACAGTGTTTCTTTCCTTTACATATGTAATATGTAattcactttttgttttctttaccttttcttcttccctaaGTCAAGTATCCTATTCATAGATACGAGATTATTGTATTGatcatttcaaaattattttctaattatttcaATGTTTGATTCTATATAAACATTCTTCAGTGTTCTAAGTAAATATTTTCTAGCTCTTCCTTATCACCTTTATGCCTTGAATTTTGTGAGTCCATATACTTGGCATTTATCATTTTAGTATGttgtttcttttatctttctCCTTTACTTATGGTGATCCGGTACACCTTAAAAATTGAGATTGAAAATTTTCAGGTATACCGTATATGTGAAATTTTGTACTGAAAAGAACACATTTATGAAGCTTTCACCCACAGTTGAAACTTATTATATCTCAATTCTGTTGgttatttattcaaattagtaCTTTGTTCTGTGGACCCGCTGTTAACTTGTGCCCATTTATGGAATCTGTTTGTCAGTTAGTGTATGCGCGCACTATAACAGAAATTTCTGTTGCCCTGAAGCCTTGCAATAGCAGTAAATAAAATTGACCATTTTGTTGTGAACAGATTATTTTGTACATTTTAACTATATATGTAGTAGTTATTCAATTggcaaaaaatctttttcttcagGGTGCTGTTTTAGCCGTTGCTGGTGGAGGTAGTGCGTCGGTCAAGCTTTGGGACACTAACACATGGGAACTCGTTGCTACTTTATCAATTCCTCGTCCAGAAGGATCCAAACCCACGGACAAAAGTGGCAGTAAGAAGTTTGTCCTATCAGTTGCTTGGAGCCCTGATGGCAAGCGGCTCGCTTGTGGCTCAATGGATGGCACGATTTCTGTCTTTGATGTTCAGCGTGGCAAATTTTTACACCACCTTGAGGGTCACTACATGCCAGTACGGTCTCTTGTTTATTCTCCTTACGATCCAAGGCTACTATTTACAGCCTCAGACGACACTAATGTCCACATGTATGATGCTGAGGGGAAAGCTTTAGTTGGCAACATGTCGGGTCATGCTAGCTGGGTATTGTGTGTTGATGTGAGCCCAGACGGGGCTGCCATTGCTACAGGTTCGAGCGATAAAACTGTAAGACTATGGGATCTTGCCATGAGGGCGTCCGTGCAGACAATGAGCAACCATACAGATCAAGTGTGGGGAGTAGCATTTAGACCGGATGGACGAGGTGGTCGCCTTGCTAGTGTATCGGATGATAAGAGCGTATCCTTGTACGATTACTCCTGAATTAAACATGTACTTTTACTTTCTGTGGAACCCTGGTAAGTGGTAACTTCTTAGTGCATTATTTACGGCAAACTGACTTGAACAAAATGCATGGTTGTAAATGTTGTATCCGTATTTGATTGAGTATCCTTGTTCCCTGATTTGTTCCTCGTTGCGATCAAGCATTAAATTTATATTGCCATTTTCTAATTTATCCTTAGCAATGGGAGTGGTCCTATCAGACCTAACCAAATTTGTCATGAAACAAAATCTTGGTCTAAGATTATTCTAGTGTTGCTTTATGCTTTGTTCCTATAActgcatttttattattttatctctttCACACTCTTTTGTTACTTATATATGTTGTACAATTTATACATTTAAGGaagttcatcttttcttttccaaTCAAATCACACCACTAAGCACTAACTTAAAAAAATGCCGTTAAGTTTTAATGGAGATATGTACTATCAAAGTCAGTCTACTCGTATCTTATTACTCTAAAATATATATAGGATCCATATCTGCGCAAATTATTTTTGACATTGGGGTGGAAATGATATTTTTTAGGATTATGGATAATAAGGGTGTTATTCTCAAAtgtggaatttttttatttaaaatgtgaaaattggaccctccgatttgtttgGGAATAAAAATCGGACCATCTGATTTATAAAGAACAAAAAGTTAGACCTccgatttgtaattttttttaaaaaaaaatcataacaaacAAATCAGACTCTCtgatttgatatttaaaaaatttaaaaaatcaagttACAAAGTAATGGATAGGTCCGATTACTGATTCGCATATCAAAATAAAACACATGCACACACCAATAGAATTGAATAGCACATATTTATCttccataataaaaatttttagtctCTATATCTGTCAAAATTTACTAATAGTAAATGTCAATGTTAGCTTTTAATGATTAAATCACTATGTTCAAATTACTCTCTttgtcaaaataaataaataaatgaaaaattgtctCCAAATACATTAAGTAAGCGCCAACGAGACAAAGTAAAAAGGGAATCCGGAATAAAAAAATGGGAAGCGGTAGATGCTGCAGTACGTGAATTAGGTGAAGTTGGCAGCCAAAACCCATAAAAGCAGCACCTTCCATCCAAACAGTGAAAAAGCCCAATGTACTTACCAAACAAACAGAAACAAAGAAGTTACCACCACTGACCTTACTCCCCTACATCAACGCCCTATACGACGTCGTTTAACTCATTCCAACGTAAAACCCCATTACCGTACGGTTTTAACGTATTCCTTGATCCAAACAGAGAAGATAACCAACCAGCTAGACAGAGAAGTGAAGAGTGTGTGCGTGGGGTATATGGGGAATTATAGTGATTTTTTAAACTACGACGAAGAATCGAAGAATGGTTAAAAACCCGTAAAAGCGTAAACCCTAGTTGTTTAAATAGCCTCCAGCTTTCTCCACCTTCGTCTTCGCTCTCtctccaactctctctctcttctctctctctctctctcacttcgGAAACTGCACACACACAGAGGGAGGAAGACAGAGAAATAACACGCACGCTCGCAAAAACTCTCTGTTCGATTCGTCGTTGTTCTCTCTAAACCCTAGAGAACGCGCTTCCTAGGGTTTAGATTCCTTATCTGTTctgaaaattttgaagtttggCAGCTCTGATCGGAGTTTATTTGATCGAGGTGGTTGATATGGATCTTCCTAGTCTCGCTGTTGTGCTCCAAGCTGCTCTGAGTCCGAATCCCAATGAACGTAAAGCAGCTGAGCAGAGTTTGGATCAGGTTTGAGCTTATTCAATTTCTGATTGTTAAATTTAGATGCTGATCGGTATTGAGATTGGGATTGAATGGGGTATGGGTTTATTGATCATTTTGTTGAACTTTTGAATTGCTTGGGCGATTTGGATAGTAATTAGACTTTGTAAGCTTGTGCTATTTGCAAAGTAACTAGATTTTGAAACGAAATTTGATTTTGTCGTTGGATGTTGGTAGTGGTGTCAATTTTGTGTTGCAGCATAGCTTGcgaattttaatttgataagtaTTTCATTGGAGTGAAGTGTTTAGGAATAATGGGCACAGTGAAAAGAAAAGGATAATTCAGCTTTATGGTTGGTTTAGGTGTCAATCTCACTTATTATAGCTTGTGAATATTTTGGTGTGGATGGTAATTGAATCTAATAGTATTCAACTTAAATGAGTTTTCTAAGTTATATTATATATGTCTTCTACAGTTCCAGTTTGCGCCTCAGCATCTGGTGAGGTTGTTGCAAATCATTGTTGACAACAACTGTGATATGGGTGTACGTCAAGTTGCTAGCATTCATTTCAAGAACTTTATTGCGAAGAATTGGTCCCCTCTTGAATCTGGTATGCCTTTATATTGCTTCTAGAATACTAGTTAGACAGTGGATCCTTTGTTTGATTGCTGATTGCACACCATTTCTTGTTTGAATTAGATGCCCCAGAGAAGATATTGCAAAGTGACAAAGATTTAGTGAGGGATCACGTCCTTGTGTTTGTGACTCAGGTTCCTCCTCTATTGAGGTACTATTTTGTGGCTGGTTCGTGTTTTATACCAACATGTTCTttattttgattcaatttggttGATGCCACATGTATCGTAACTTGCTGGAAGATAATAATAACATAGTTGTTTCCATGTTACTTGTGTTCTTTGTCTACTTTTATTTGTAGGGTGCAACTTGGTGAGTGCTTGAAAACAATTATACATTCTGATTATCCTGAGCAGTGGCCCCATCTTCTCGACTGGGTGAAGCACAATCTTCAGGATCAACAAGTCTATGGTGCCTTATTTGTGCTGCGGATTCTTGCCAGGAAATACGAGTAAGTAGCTGTTATatcactcaatttttttttggcGTGCCCTTTTCTTTCTGATCCACGAGTTCCTATTTATGTTGTAATTGTAGattggaaaaagaaaagcaaaattaTATTGAACTACCAACCTCCTCTTTCATATcttatgattatttaattttatcatttaaaatcTTGATGAGTATTAATTAGAATCTTGGAAGGTTTATGTTTCcgtttatttcattttcttttcccttttcataTTGTTTTTGCTTATAATATGCTGGTTCTATAAATTATGTGATTTTGTTTTCAGGTTTAAGTCAGATGAGGAGAGGACACCAGTTTATCGCATCGTTGATGAAACATTTCCTCACCTTCTCAATATATTTAATAAGCTTGTCCAGATTGCCAATCCATCGCTTGAAGTGGCAGATTTAATCAAACTCATATGTAAAATATTCTGGTCATCAATATATGTAAGTTTTCTTTTATGTATTTCTTAACTGAAAGGTTTATTATAGCCATAGATAAGAGCCTCCTGTTCTCAATTATGGAGCTGAGTTTATGACATGAACAAATAAAATGCCAACTTTATGTTAATGCTTGTTTAGTTTTGATAATCTTTGCCAGAATCTCAATTTTTTCTGTGAAACTTTATTTGGTGTTTTTCTTCTGCTTGTTTATGTAATTTACTATTGCAATTCTTAGATTGTagtcatatatatattttgcagTTGGAGATTCCAAAGTTACTGTTTGATCAAAATATATTCAATGCTTGGATGGTACTGTTTTTAAATGTATTGGAGAGACCTGTCCCAGTGGAAGGCCAACCTACGGATCCTGAGCTTAGAAAATCATGGGGTTGGTGGAAGGTCAAGAAATGGACAGTTCACATCCTTAATAGGCTCTACACTCGGTATGTTTGatttatcaaatttaaattgataagttGCTGTGAGCATTGTTGTTAGGTTGAATATTTTATTACGTTGTTACAGATTTGGAGACCTGAAGCTTCAAAATCCGGAGAATAGAGCATTTGCACAAATGTTTCAAAAGCATTTTGCAGGACAGATTTTGGAGTGTCACTTAAATTTATTAAATGTTATTCGCGTTGGTGGCTATTTACCCGACAGAGTTATCAACTTAATCCTTCAATATCTAAGCAACAGGTAATTTTATGGTTTTTGTTGTAATTTTGTATATTTGAACTACATAGCTTCCTTCCATTCATTATGGTGCCCCTTTGTTCCCCTTGCTTTAGGAAATCGTAGAAGATACACAGCTTTCCCAACATAGTTtctagaaaaaatataaatactaatcCGTTCATTTATAGTTATTCTTGTTACTAGTCTGTTACAGATGTTAGCTATGAATGACTTTTAAGCACATAGTTGAATTTTACATCTGATGGTACATCTATATTGTTTGTAATTACCAAATTTCCAATTAGACCCTGGAATATCTTTATGTTATTTGATAAGTTATGAATCCTTAAAATTTACAAGTAGTTAAATTGTTAATTTGCCCCAATAATTTGGAATTTACCCTTTCTCAATTTTTTATTGTATGCAGTATTTCAAGGAACAACATGTATACTCTGCTACAGCCTAGGCTTGATATCCTCCTTTTTGAAATAGTCTTCCCTCTTATGTGCTTTAATGATAATGATCAAAAGCTTTGGGATGAAGATCCACATGAATATGTGAGGAAAGGCTATGGTAAGTACCATTATTGGTTGAACATGTAAACAATGTTTTAACATTTTGTAATTGGAGTGAGATTGCTTATGTCTTGGCTTTCTCTTGTAGACATTATTGAAGATCTGTACAGTCCGAGGACTGCGTCCATGGATTTTGTGAGTGAGTTAGTGAGAAAACGTGGGAAAGAAAATCTTCATAAGTTCATTCAGTTCATTGTGGAGATTTTCAGAAGGTAAATGTCTGATTTATTGTTAGTAAATTAAAGATTACAGTTGGTTGCAATATTTATGTTCTTATTCTGGTAGGTATGATGAAGCTCCTGTAGAATACAAGCCATATAGACAAAAAGATGGTGCCCTTCTTGCCATTGGGGCACTCTGTGACAAATTGAAGCAAACTGAACCGTACAAATCTGAACTTGAGCGTATGTTAGTTCAACATGTTTTCCCTGAGTTTGACAGTACTCAAGGGCACCTTAGGGCCAAGGTATACTGTCCTATTATCTTACacctccctttctttcttttactcCTTTGTTTAGAAGCAATAAGGACgtcttaaaataaaatagaggaaATTTGTAAGTCATGAATGGAAAATTAGGGTATGAATGAATGATTAAGACTGCCTCTTATGGGGGAGGAAGGTGGTACTGTTTGGTTCAATAGCGAACCACTAGTCCATAAAGAAAAAAGTGGCGTTACTAAATTATCCAAAATTCAGAAAATGAGCTTAAAACGATGAAAGTTTATATATTGACGACGTT
The sequence above is drawn from the Arachis hypogaea cultivar Tifrunner chromosome 4, arahy.Tifrunner.gnm2.J5K5, whole genome shotgun sequence genome and encodes:
- the LOC112744782 gene encoding WD repeat-containing protein VIP3-like, whose translation is MKLAGIKSVENAHDDSIWAATWLPSTASRPPLLLTGSLDETVRMWRSDELVLERSNTCHCLGVASVAAHPLGSIAASSSLDSFVRVFDVDSNATIATLEAPPSEVWQMRFDPKGAVLAVAGGGSASVKLWDTNTWELVATLSIPRPEGSKPTDKSGSKKFVLSVAWSPDGKRLACGSMDGTISVFDVQRGKFLHHLEGHYMPVRSLVYSPYDPRLLFTASDDTNVHMYDAEGKALVGNMSGHASWVLCVDVSPDGAAIATGSSDKTVRLWDLAMRASVQTMSNHTDQVWGVAFRPDGRGGRLASVSDDKSVSLYDYS